The following DNA comes from Thalassoglobus sp. JC818.
AATGATGAAAATCCTCGCGATCGCAATCGTCATCATTCTTGCGTTGCAATATCTGCTGGGAGGACTCATTCGCCATCGCGGAACGGGTCTTCACGAGCACCTTGGCCTTGGGATTCTGTCCCTGGCGTTGATCTTCTTCAATTTCATCAATTGCGGAGGATCATCGAGCCGGTGGCTCCGCCGATCCGCAATGATTCTGGCACTTATCGCGTTCGGTCAGGTTGTGCTTGGTGCCGGCGCCTGGATCTTTCGATTTGGGTTTGCCCCGATGGGATACGTTGCCGTTTCCGATTCGATTCAACAGGTCACGCTACGAACCGTTCATACAGTTTGGGGTATCGTGACATTTCAATATGCGATTGTTCACCTGCTGCGTGTCCTTCGCGTTGATCATCTTTCGATCTTTGACCGAGAAGAACCTGTCGTGCTTCGTCGTCAGGATCAACAACTCGTGACAGAGGGAGGTCCTAAATGAGCACTTCTGTCGCGAATCCCGTTGCTCCTTCAAAAGTTTCACAGTCCGCTGCCGACTTGGAACACGTGGACGTTCAATTCTCCCTGAGTAAACTCTGGGCCAACTATCGCGATCTGGCCAAGCCCAAAATCGCCTTGATGGTTTTGTTCTCCATGGGAGTCGGCTACCTGCTCGGCTCTGCCGGAGAATGGACGCTTTGGCCACTTTTAAATGCCAGCGTTGGTGTTTTTCTGGCCGTCGTCGCGTCGAGTTGTTTCAATCAAGCGATTGAAGCCACAACCGATTCCCGAATGGCTCGAACGAGAAACCGTCCGATCCCATCCGGAAAGGTCACCGTCCAACAGGTCTACTTGATCGCAAGTGTCTGTTCGGTTGTCTCCTTCTTGTATCTCGCACTCACGGTCAACATGTTGACTGCGGTTCTCACCCTGGGAACAACGGTTCTCTATGCAGCTCTTTATACACCGCTGAAACGCTACTCGGTTTTGTGCACAGCAGTTGGTGCCATTCCCGGAGCTGCTCCGCCAGTGTTGGGCTGGGTGGCAGCAGGCGGGCAACTGAACATGGTTGCGTTTTCGCTGTTTGCAATTCTGTTTGTCTGGCAGTTCCCGCACTTTCTGGCGATTGCTTGGATGTATCGCGATGAATACCTGCGTGCTGGCCTCAAAATGGTTCCGGGCTCAGGTCGGGAACACATGGTCGGACGCGTCGCGTTCGCGTATTCACTGGTTTTAATTCCAATCAGTCTTCTTCCACACCATTACGGGTTGGCGGGAGACTTCTATGCGGCGGTCGCTCTGGTTCTGGGATTCATTTATGCAGGTTCTTCACTGAAGTTTGCAATGGATGAGTCACGGCAGCAGGCACGTCGTGTTCTGTTTGCATCGCTGTTCTATCTTCCGGGAGTATTGCTGGCCCTGGCCTTCGATCACCTCCGGCTGTTGAGTTAGTACGAGTTGTCTGAAATTGATGCGGACTTGAGTTCCGCGATTGAGGTAATGATTCATGTCTCACGAACATCATCCACCTGCCCTCAAAATGGGATTGCCAATTCCCAATTCCAAGCTTGGTATGTGGCTGTTCCTCGGCACAGAGATCATGTTCTTCACCGCATTCATTGGTACATACATCGTTTTGTACTTTGGATCGGTGGACGCGAACGGTCGTAGCGCGTGGCCTACAGACACTCACGTCACCCACATCAACATTCTCGCTGGTGGACTGAACACGTTCATTCTGATCGTCTCCAGCTACTTCGTGGTTGTCGCACACGAAGCGATGACGCTCAAAGACTTTGTGAAAGCCCGCAAGTTCCTGTGGATGACGTTCGCACTCGCGTGCGTGTTCCTGGGAATTAAGTCTTATGAGTACTACGGGAAAATCCATTACGACATTCTCCCTGGTCACATTCCGGAAACGGCAGAGCAGTCGGTTCAAAAGTTTCAGAACAATCTGAGCGACACACTCGACCGAAAATTGAATGATCTGATCCCCGGCGATGTTCCTCTGCACATCAAGCAACTCGAAGTTCCAACTGCGATCCAAGACGCAGAAGGGGAACGACTGATTCAACTGAAAGCTTACTCAGCCCTGCATTCAGAGTTCCTGCAGATTCGCGAAGCAATTTCGGCAGACAAGCTGTCGATGGAGCAAGCGAAAACGAAGCTCAAAGAATTGCAAGAGGATGAAACCTACGGACATATCGTCTCCGGACTTCGTGTTTACGAACCGATTGTCTACGGGAATCTTTTCTCGTCGACTTACTTCCTGATGACAGGTTTTCACGCGATCCACGTCATCGTTGGAATGATGCTGTTCGGAGCGGCTCTTGCGGTCGGGACCAAGCTGGACGAAAAGTGGACCGACTGGGTGGAGAACAGTGGACTGTATTGGCACTTTGTGGACCTGGTCTGGATCTTTTTGTTCCCGCTGCTTTACATCATTCCCGGAAACATTGGCCAGTAACAACTTGAAAGCGGTCTGATGGATCACGCTCACGACGATTCCCACCCACACGTTAATTACTTCGGCGTCTTTCTCGCTCTGTGTGTCTGCACAGCGATTTCAGTCGCTTTCGACCTGATCGAGATCTCACCAATCCTGTTGGTGGTGCTCGTGCTGGCGATTGCGTTGGCCAAAGCGCTGTTTGTGATGACTTACTTCATGCACCTCAAATTTGAGGGGCGATGGAAGTTTGTGGTTCTGGCCCCCACAGCCGTTCTCGCGGTTGGTCTCATGATCGCGCTCGCTCCTGACATGGCGATGCATTACTACACAACAGACACACCTCAATCCAAAATGGTTGTCGTCACTCACGGCGGAGACGGACATCACTCTGAAGATGGCGAGGAAGGCCATCACGACGAGGAAGATCACGGAAGTCATTCGAGCGACCACTAAGGACCGTCGAGAGATTGTCCTGTCGAGTTTGCTAAAGCTCCTCTCGAACTGACCCGCTTTCGGCCCTTTGCCTGCATCTGATCTGGCAAAGCCTTCAGAGGAGTGATGATGTCGATTGTCCACGTTGAACAGTTGGAGCATTCCTACGGCGATCGTCATGCGCTTGCGGGCGTCAGTTTTGACGTCGAACAAGGGGAAGTCTTCGGCCTCCTCGGCCCAAACGGAAGCGGCAAATCGACACTCTTTCGTGTCCTCTCCACGCTTCTCCCCCGGCAAAAGGGGATCGCAACGGTCAACGGGTTTGACGTTTCAGAACAGTCTGATGACGTCCGTCGCTCGATCGGAGTGACATTCCAATCGCCGAGTCTCGATCTCAAATTGACGGTCGGCGAGAACCTAAAACATCACGGCAAGCTATACGGGCTGAGCGGCAATCTTCTCAACGAGAGGTGTCGCGAAGTCATGTCTCGTTTGGGTGTCGCTGACCGCGAACGCGACTACGCAGAAACGCTCTCTGGCGGACTCAAACGACGCGTCGAAATTGCAAAAACGCTGCTTCACTCTCCCAGAGTTCTACTGCTCGACGAACCGAGTACCGGGCTGGATCCCGGTGCTCGACACGATCTCTGGGCGACCCTCTTCGATTTGCGAGAGGAAATGAACGTCACAATTCTCGTGACGACTCATCTCATGGAAGAGGCAGACCGCTGTGACCGACTGGGAATCATCGACCTCGGAGAGATGATCGCTCTCGGAACGCCGAATGAACTTCGATCGAAAGTTGGCGGCGACTCGGTCACGATCCAGGGAGACAAGATCGAGTCGCTGGCGGATGAGCTTCGGGAAAAGTTCGCGTGCGAGGTTCAGGTTCTCAATGAGGGACTTCGGATTGAGCATGAAAATGGCCACGAACTTCTGGCACAGATTGCGATCGAATACCCGGGCAGATTTCGTTCGCTCACGCTTGGAAAACCGTCCCTGGAGGATGTTTTCGTCAAGCTGACAGGACGCGGACTGGTCGAAGCGGGAGAGGTTTCATGAGTTCCGATCAGAACTCGAATGAGGTACCACAATCATCTTTCTGGCTGGCGAGCTGGACACTTGCCGTTCGAGAAGTCATTCGCTTCGTTCGCCAGCGGTCACGATTGATCGGTGCGATCGGACAACCGATTGTGTTCTGGATTCTGTTTGGAGCTGGGCTTCACGGAGCGTTTCAGCTTCCGGGAGTTGAGGACACGCAGAGCATTTCCTTTCAGGAATACTTCCTGCCGGGAATCGCGGTGTTGATTGTCCTGTTCACGTCGATCTTTTCATCAATCTCCGTGATTCAGGATCGCAACGAAGGATTTCTTCAGGGGGTCCTTGTCGCGCCGGTCCCGCGTTCTGCAATCGTTATGGGAAAAGTGCTAGGCGGGTCTATCCTAGCCATGATCCAGGCAGCTCTGTTCCTCGTTATCGCGCCGCTGCTTCACTGGATCGGTCTGGCACCCGCGATGAACCTGGCTTCGTCAATTTCCGGAATGGTCGGAGCCACCTTGTTTTTGGCACTGATCGCCATAGGATTGACTGGTTTGGGTTACTTGTTTGCCTGGAAGATCAACTCAGTCCAAGGTTATCACGGCGTCATGAGTTTGGTTCTTCTGCCGATGTGGCTTTTGTCCGGTGCGTTTTTTCCGGGGACCGGGAGCGTCTGGATGAGTTGGCTGATCCGCCTCAATCCACTGACCTACGGAGTGGCAGGTTTGAGACGCTGCCTTGTCACCGACCCAGCAGTGCTTCAAGTGCTCCCACCGTTTTGGGTCTGCCTCAGCGTGACCCTGTTGTTTGCAGCGATCTGTTTGTCTGTGGACGTTTTCATTACCCGACGTGATCCCGCAGTTGCATCATGACTTCCCCATCGCATACAGAGTTTTTCATTAAAGCGTTCGTGTTGCTCGTCGCTCTTCTCGGTCCGTGCCAGACGATTTGCGGACAAGAGCCGGAAGAGACACCTGCAGAAATTGTCATCGAACCCGGGACAAAGCTGCCTCTCACTTTTCGTGATGGAAAAGACGGGGAATACCGAGTCTGGAATCCTGAAAAGGTCGATGACTTTACGCTCGTTGACCAAACCGGAACTCCATTCACGAACGAAGATCTCCTCGGGAAACCATGGATCGTCAACTTTGTGTTCACACGCTGCAGCTATCAGTGCCCGCTGACCTGCAAAACGATGATGGAGTTCAACAAACGTATCTCCGACGTCGATTGCCGCATCGTCACGATCACTGTCGATCCGGAACACGATGACGTCGAGCGGATGCAGATCTATTCGGAGATCTGGGGGGCTGATCCGGAACGCTGGATCTTTGCAACCGGAGAACCGGAGGTCGTGTGGGATCTCATTCGTAAGGGCTTCAAAATCACAGCTTGGGAGAATGTTGGGACAGAACGCGTTCCAGGAATGGAGTTCGCCCACGACAATAACATCATCCACATCAGCGCCGACGGGGAAGTTCTGGGGCGTTACGACTCCGTCGTGGCTGACGAAATGACGACACTCAAAAAAGTCCTCGAAGGAGACATCGAAACTCCAGAGGAACACCGACCGACAGCAGTTTCCGGTCACGACGAAGACAGCGTCACAATTCGTGAATTCCTCGAAGGCGATCAGCCTGGACCAGCGAACCCGCTCGACAAGTTGCCGGAATGGGCAAAGCGACTGCCGGGCGTGAACGCGATGCTGAACTCGCTGGCCACAGTCTTGCTGATTCTCGGGTACATCTTCATCAAAGCTGGATTCACGTCACTCCACAAGAAGTCGATGCTCTTTGCCTTCGGAGTTTCAGTCGCATTCCTGGCCTGCTATCTCTCTTATCACTTTGCCCTGCACTACTACGCAGACTCTCCCGGGAAGCCGTTTGAAGGAACCGGGACGATTCGGACCGTTTACTTTTCGATTTTGATCAGCCACGTCATTTTAGCTGCACTTGTCCCAGTTTTGGCAATAGTCACCATTATCAAGGGGCTGAGAGCCTCTTGGGATTCTCATCGTCGGTGGGCGCGTGTTACGTTCCCGATTTGGCTGTACGTCTCTGTGACAGGTGTTATCATTTATTGGATGCTTTACCGCCTCTAGAGATCACATTCTCTGGTGGGCAGCGAGCCATTCGAACGAAGCTGATTCCATCAGCTCAATTGATCGCAGAGCACTGAACACCTAGTGAACAGCCCGCTTGAGATTACTGACAATCGACGCGACTTAGATCACTTGTGGGGACATCATCAGATCCAACCGAATTTGGTGATCTCCAACTTTGAAACGGAAGAGCCACAGTCATGACTCGTTTTCTGAAAGCAATGCTCATCGCACTGGTTCTCGTCGGAGGTCTGGGTGCTTCGCGTGCAGCAGAAGCCTGCCCCATGTGTGCCGTTGCAAATGAAGACGGAAAAGATGAAGTGGCGAACGCTCGTCCCCGTGCTTACATGTACAGCATTCTCTTCATGCTTTCGATGCCCGCGACGATCTTCACCGTCTTCGCTGTTACCTTCTACCGGCTTTCTCAGAAGCAAGCTGCGATGAACGAAGAATCACTCGCACTGCATCGAGACGATCCCTCAGGCGGATCTTTTGAGTCACTCGATTCCTAGAGCAAGTTGCTCTTTCCTGTGCACTCGCTTGAACTCTTTGATCAGATAAAAGGCTGAGTTTGATCGTGCGAGTGAGTGCGTTTTCTGTCGAAGGTTCTTCGCGAACTTCAGCGTGAAGATTTCATGAGCAGGAAGCCAGCTACGAAAACCGTGAGCAGAACCGCCCCGTATTGCATGGGCGTCAGGTTTTCCCAGAAGTCGAACGCGTAGCGCTTGTAGGTGCGCAGATATTGACCGATCGACATGGCGAGAATGAGATGCATCGTTGTGGCTCGAAGCAAGGCATGTGGGGAAAGTGTTCTCAACTCTAATTCGTGAAACACTTCTCGCAGGCAGAGTTGCTGGAAGAGTCGTGGAATCCAGCGGAATGTTTGCTTCAACCGCTACAACCTCACCAACTCTTTGATCAGTTCGGTTGCCCCATACTCGACGCGGCTCAAAAGTGGATCACTTGAATGTCGACTTGCTGCGCAGCGTGTGATGATATGCCTGTGCGAACCGGTGCGATTCGTCCCGAACATACTGCAACAATCTGAGTGCGTACGAGTGCCGACTGAGTCGATGAGGTTCCGATTCTCCCGGGACGTAGACTTCCTCTTCTCGTTTCGCCAGCGAAATCGTGAACGGTGGATCGATATCGAGGGCTTTCATCGCTTGCAGGGCTGCATTCAGTTGCCCTTTACCTCCATCGATGAGAAGAATGTCCGGAAAGGCATCGCCATCTCGTGAAAGCCGCGAGAGCCGGCGACTGACGACTTCTCTCATCGACGCAAAATCGTCGACGCCATCGACCGTTCTGATTTTGAATCTCCGATACCCATGCTTGAACGGTAACCCGTCGATGAACTGCACAAGGCTAGCCACCGTTTCGCCCCCCTGCAGGTGAGCGATGTCGACGCCTTCAATCACACGCGGGACTTCTGGCAGGTCGAAGACTTTCTTCAGACCTCTCAATCCTTTCTGAGGATCGATGTAAAAGACTTCAGGCTGTTGATGGTCTTCCAGGTTGCCTCGCAGGTTGAGGTTTTCGAGAGCATGGATTTCGTCTCGAATCCGGGCAGCTTTCTCAAACTTCAGTTCTTTCGATGCTGCCTGCATATCTCGTCGCAGTTCTGCGATGAGGCGAGTCTTTTTGCCATCCAAAAACATCCGCAGCCGACGAATGTCCTCGCGATACTCCTCCTTGGAGATTCGCAAATTGCAGGGAGCGGTGCATTGGTTGATGTTGGCCAGCAGACACGGACGGAACCAGCGCCAACGTTCGTCTTCTTCCTGGATGTCGAGAGGGCAGGTCCGGAATTTGAAGATCTTCTGCAGGACCGCAATGGTGCCCCTGAGCTTCTTGGCCGAAGTGAATGGCCCGTAAAGCTTGACGCCCTTTGACTCCGGCTTCCGAGTGAATTCGACTCGCGGAAACTCTTCGCCGATGCGGATTTGAAGATACGGGAACGTCTTGTCGTCTTTCAGCTCCTGATTGAATCTTGGCTGAATGTCCTTAATGAGTCGTGATTCCAGCAGCAGCGCATCGACTTCGGAATCGGTGACGAGAAAATCGATGTCGGCAATTTCAGGAACGAGGTTCGCCGTTCTCATTTCCGTCGCAGCTGCGGACGTGAAATAGCTTCCCGCGCGGCTGCGAAGATTGACCGCTTTGCCGACGTAGATGACCCGCCCGAGCCGATCTTTCATCAGGTACACACCCGGCTTCTGCGGAAATGTCCTGACTTTATCGTGGGGCGGAGTCATCGGCTGGGGTACCGGTGAACTGGTTTGATCGCTGTTTTCTCGTTCCATGACGTGGCAATTCTACGGCTTCCAGGAAGCAGAAGTCACGTCGTTTGTTGAGACTGCGACGGCATTTTTCGAACCGTCGCGTGTCGTTCAGCGATCGCAAGCGGAATCACACACGTTTCTCGAGAACGAGTCATCGCCAAAGTCTACTCAGAGGCTGTAGCGGTCTCTCGTTTTGAGCTCGCTGCTTCAAACTCATCCACCATGGTGGTATCGACAACACAACGGAATCCATTGTGGAAACTGCTGGACGTGATTTCGCCCCGCATGCGTGCTCCAGTCCGATAACCGGTGCAGCTGTTGATGTTGCACAGGAACGATCCCCCGCGCTGGACTCGCTTGATAATCCCAGGTTCTTGAGGATCAACACTGAACGGAGGGCCTTGTGGATTTCGCAGAGGCGAGTTGGAGTAGTAGTCGATGTGGAAGTAATCCTGGCACCATTCCCAAACGTTCCCCGCCATGTCGTACAGCCCGAGTTCGTTCGGTGGATACGCTTTGACGGGCGAGGTTGTCAGATACCCATCCTCATTGAGACGGTTCGTCGGGAATTCGCCCTGCCAGAAGTTCGCCATGTACTCCCCGTCCGGGACGAGTTCATCTCCCCACGGATAAAGAACCTCTTTGCCCCCGCTGCGGGAGGCGTATTCGAATTCTGCTTCGGTCGGGAGACGTTTCCCTGCCCAATTGCAGTAAGCGACGGCATCGTCCCAAGTGACGTGAACAACCGGATGATCCATGAGATCATCGATATTCGTGTCCGGTCCGCCGGGTTGTTTCCAGTTGGCTCCGTCGACGACCATCCACACCTGATACTCCCAGTTGGGGATACCGGTGACGAGTGAGTCGGCATCGAACTTGGAATTGAAGCACATCGAGCCAGCTTTCAATGCTTCATCCGGGATGAGGCTGACATCCGCTCCGCTCTTGGCAAAGTCTTCGCGAGTCGGAACTTTTTCGGCGAATGTTACGTAGCCTGTCGCATCGACGAATTCCTGAAACTGTCGATTGGTGACAGGTGTGGTGTCCATCCAGAACCCATCGAGTTCGACATCGTGAGCAGGATACTCATCCGGTTTGATCCGATTTGGGTTTTCTTCTCCCGGTTCGGGAAAGGAATCGATGCCCATGCGGAAACGTCCGCCCGGGACCCAAACCATTCCCTCTGGTGCAGGTCGTGGTGCTTCCACAATGAGCGGGCTCGTGTCGACCGAAGGTTTCGATTGGACAGGTTCCGGTTTCGAAGAGTTCGCCTTGGCGGCAGGTGCATCGGGCGGTTCAGCGCCAAAATCGTCGTTGCGTGTCGTCGCATTCGAACCAGTGGGAGCCAGGACGGCAGCCAGCAGCAGACAGCTGACCACAATCGTCGCAATCAAAAGGGAGTACACACTTTTCATGGAATGACGATGCAGTTTGGGGAGATGTCTGAATAAAATCGCTTTTCATCATAGGAATCTGCGACGCAATTGTCTTCCATTTCTTTCGGATTGCTTCGAGTTCCGAGCGCCAGCTGTATAATGATTCCGTACGAATCGATGAGGGACAGCTTCTCCATCGTGGAGTTCTGTCGAGTTTGAAAACCGCGTTTTCGAGTTCCTCGATTTTACAGTTTCCATCCACCAGGTTGAAAGACAACACGTGTCAGACTCTGTTGATCCCAAATACCAGTCGGGCGCACCAGACGATCCGAGTGTTCACGAATGGGGCGATGTCATCATCAGTTCGGACACTCGTCGGGACAATCGTATCCCACCCGGTCAGACGCGAACAAAGAAGTGGCCGGTGCTTCACTATGGACATGTTCCGAAAATTGACTTGAAGACGTGGCGGCTTCAAATTGACGGATTGGTCGACAGCCCGCTGACGTTCACGCTGGAAGAGTTTCAGAGTTTGCCGCGTGTGAAAGTCTTTTCTGACTTTCATTGTGTCACGCGGTGGTCGCGAATCGGAAATCTGTGGGAAGGTGTTTCCGTTCGCCATTTGATGGAGCTTGCCGGAGTTCAGGATGCTGCGAAATTTGTGATCGCGACAGGCTACGATTCAGGCTGGACGACCAATTTGCCGCTCGCTGACTTCGATGTCGAAGATGCGTTGCTGGTCGATCGTCACGACGGACTCGAGTTGGACGCAGATCATGGCGGCCCCGTGCGACTGGTTGTTCCGAAGCTTTACGCCTGGAAGAGCGCTAAGTGGCTTAAGAAATTGACGTTTCTCGCGGAGGACAAGCCGGGGTATTGGGAGCAGGTTGGCTATCACCTTCACGGCGATCCCTGGATCATCAATCCGCAGAATCCCGATGGAGAACGTTTTCGCGATGATCCCGGCTGGCAAGGCGGACGTCGTGAATAGGTTCCCAATTCGGTGAAGCATCGTCGTCTTACCAGTCGTCAGTGCCTCACCGTTCAGCCCATACGGGCGATGATCCTGAAAGGACCGTTTTTGAGGAATAGAGCAGATCTAACAGTTCTCCACCGAAAATTCTGAAGAACTGGACGTCGCATATTCGGAAAAACTGTCAGTGCATTCTCAGCTTTGAAATGATCAGTTTATTCCCTGTCGAGAATCTCATTGCGGGTCAACATTCTCAACGAAATAAGGGACAGTGAAGACTCAGCCGAGCAATGGGGTGCGTGCATCCAGTGGCTCGCGGATTCACGAATTGATTTTGGTTGGAGCGCTCCTTAAAGTCATGAACGGACATTTTTCGTCCATTCATGGTGCAGCCGGCGCCTTTTGCATTTACGCCCTTTCGCACAACTGGTCATCCGATGAAGAGAATTGCTTCCAGTAAAATTCGAATCGCTTGTCTGGCCGTCGTTTCATTCGCCGGTCTCATGCGAACCTCGGAAGCTCAAGTCTCGCGAGGATTCGACAGAACCGTCGAAGCAAACGCGTTGTTCGCTGAAGTCGTTCGACAGCCCAGCTTGTGGGTCATGGAAGTTCAACTGAAGCCCATTCGCATGGTCTGGCTCGACACCAAAGATCCTGTGACCGGCGAAGTCAAACCGACGGAAGTCTGGTACATGGTCTGGCGAGCCATTAATCGACCGCTTCCACCAGGACGTACCGACGATTCGCAGGCAGTGAACACTCTCGATCCTCTTCCAGGACCGATGCAATTCATCCCACAGTTCACACTCGTCACTTACGACAGCAAAGACTCGGAAGTCCCCAGCCAGATCATTGTTGATTCTGTCTTGCCGATGGCTGTGAAGAAGATCGAACAACTCGAACGACGCACTTCTTCGACCCTCCTGAACACTGTTTCCGCAGTTCAGGATGTGCCATCGATTGTTGAACCAGATTCCGATGATCAGCCTTGGATTTATGGCGTTGCCACCTGGACCGGAGTCGACCCGACCACCGACTTCTTCAAAGTCATTCTGCAGGGATTCTCGAACGGGTACGAAAACCGATCCGACGATCCTGAGAATCCAGAACTGTGGCGGAAGGTCATCATCCAGGAATTCTACCGTCCTGGTGACGAATTCGACCCGAGCATCGTCGAATTCCAGTACGTCGGACAACCGATGTGGACGTACCAGCCCGACTCAAAACAGCCTGCTGCAAACGCTCAGTAGAAACTGTCACATTGCGGTTGCATCTGGCAGCCGCACGCCGGCTGGACAGATTGAAGCTGAGGCGAGAAAACCGTTTCAACGAAGATCGCTTCAGCGGAGAATCGTGCTACTGCTCTTCATCTGATTCCTCGGTCGTTTCAGGGACCTTGCTCACTTCGACCTGAATCGATTTGCCCGGGCCATTGGCTTCGACGACACGGAACTGGTAACCCTCCCACTGGCATTCATCATCGACTTCCGGGAAGCGTTCGAACTCTTCATAGAGAAGCGCCGCGATCGTCAACAGCCCGTCGTCGCGATCTTCGTAGTCGAACCCGACTCGCTGGCCGAGATATCGCAGCGTCGTCAGCCCCTCAGCGAGAAATCGATTCTCGTCGACTTGAAGAACCGGTTCACGATCGAGAAGTCGTCGCGCGCGACTCGATTCCGGATTCAAGAGCGTATCGACGATGTCATCCTCTGTGATCACGCCAATCGTCTCGCCGAACTCATTGACCACGACGGCGGCATTCAGGATTCGAGTTCGTAGAGTTGAAAGCGTGGCGGAGACGCGGCCACACCACGGCACGTAGACCACTTCCTCGGAAATTGCTTCGAGGTTTTTCTCAGGGATCGTGCTGACGTCTCCGAGCGGAATGAAACGGCTGATCGATTCAGTGCCCGGGTCCATTAGAAAGACATATTCAGTACCGGGACCGAACTGCTTGAGTTGAGCGAGGTCGACAGGCGGATGGCAGGTCGCGAATGTGCCTCGCGGACGCATGAGCTCTTCGGTTCGCATTTCCGACATCTCGAGAATTCGCCCGAGAATCTTTTGTTCCAGCAAAGCCAGATCTCCACCAACTTCTGACGAGTCGACCGCACGTTCGATATCCTCAACGTTCAGGTATGGCTCCATCTTCAGCGATGGTGCGATTGCTCGGCGGAACGCGAGTGTCAATGTGCCCAAGGCGGGGAGAATCGGAGAGATCGCTCTG
Coding sequences within:
- the cyoE gene encoding heme o synthase; protein product: MSTSVANPVAPSKVSQSAADLEHVDVQFSLSKLWANYRDLAKPKIALMVLFSMGVGYLLGSAGEWTLWPLLNASVGVFLAVVASSCFNQAIEATTDSRMARTRNRPIPSGKVTVQQVYLIASVCSVVSFLYLALTVNMLTAVLTLGTTVLYAALYTPLKRYSVLCTAVGAIPGAAPPVLGWVAAGGQLNMVAFSLFAILFVWQFPHFLAIAWMYRDEYLRAGLKMVPGSGREHMVGRVAFAYSLVLIPISLLPHHYGLAGDFYAAVALVLGFIYAGSSLKFAMDESRQQARRVLFASLFYLPGVLLALAFDHLRLLS
- a CDS encoding cytochrome c oxidase subunit 3, whose product is MSHEHHPPALKMGLPIPNSKLGMWLFLGTEIMFFTAFIGTYIVLYFGSVDANGRSAWPTDTHVTHINILAGGLNTFILIVSSYFVVVAHEAMTLKDFVKARKFLWMTFALACVFLGIKSYEYYGKIHYDILPGHIPETAEQSVQKFQNNLSDTLDRKLNDLIPGDVPLHIKQLEVPTAIQDAEGERLIQLKAYSALHSEFLQIREAISADKLSMEQAKTKLKELQEDETYGHIVSGLRVYEPIVYGNLFSSTYFLMTGFHAIHVIVGMMLFGAALAVGTKLDEKWTDWVENSGLYWHFVDLVWIFLFPLLYIIPGNIGQ
- a CDS encoding cytochrome C oxidase subunit IV family protein, with product MDHAHDDSHPHVNYFGVFLALCVCTAISVAFDLIEISPILLVVLVLAIALAKALFVMTYFMHLKFEGRWKFVVLAPTAVLAVGLMIALAPDMAMHYYTTDTPQSKMVVVTHGGDGHHSEDGEEGHHDEEDHGSHSSDH
- a CDS encoding ATP-binding cassette domain-containing protein, producing the protein MMSIVHVEQLEHSYGDRHALAGVSFDVEQGEVFGLLGPNGSGKSTLFRVLSTLLPRQKGIATVNGFDVSEQSDDVRRSIGVTFQSPSLDLKLTVGENLKHHGKLYGLSGNLLNERCREVMSRLGVADRERDYAETLSGGLKRRVEIAKTLLHSPRVLLLDEPSTGLDPGARHDLWATLFDLREEMNVTILVTTHLMEEADRCDRLGIIDLGEMIALGTPNELRSKVGGDSVTIQGDKIESLADELREKFACEVQVLNEGLRIEHENGHELLAQIAIEYPGRFRSLTLGKPSLEDVFVKLTGRGLVEAGEVS
- a CDS encoding ABC transporter permease — translated: MSSDQNSNEVPQSSFWLASWTLAVREVIRFVRQRSRLIGAIGQPIVFWILFGAGLHGAFQLPGVEDTQSISFQEYFLPGIAVLIVLFTSIFSSISVIQDRNEGFLQGVLVAPVPRSAIVMGKVLGGSILAMIQAALFLVIAPLLHWIGLAPAMNLASSISGMVGATLFLALIAIGLTGLGYLFAWKINSVQGYHGVMSLVLLPMWLLSGAFFPGTGSVWMSWLIRLNPLTYGVAGLRRCLVTDPAVLQVLPPFWVCLSVTLLFAAICLSVDVFITRRDPAVAS
- a CDS encoding DUF420 domain-containing protein produces the protein MTSPSHTEFFIKAFVLLVALLGPCQTICGQEPEETPAEIVIEPGTKLPLTFRDGKDGEYRVWNPEKVDDFTLVDQTGTPFTNEDLLGKPWIVNFVFTRCSYQCPLTCKTMMEFNKRISDVDCRIVTITVDPEHDDVERMQIYSEIWGADPERWIFATGEPEVVWDLIRKGFKITAWENVGTERVPGMEFAHDNNIIHISADGEVLGRYDSVVADEMTTLKKVLEGDIETPEEHRPTAVSGHDEDSVTIREFLEGDQPGPANPLDKLPEWAKRLPGVNAMLNSLATVLLILGYIFIKAGFTSLHKKSMLFAFGVSVAFLACYLSYHFALHYYADSPGKPFEGTGTIRTVYFSILISHVILAALVPVLAIVTIIKGLRASWDSHRRWARVTFPIWLYVSVTGVIIYWMLYRL
- a CDS encoding excinuclease ABC subunit UvrC encodes the protein MERENSDQTSSPVPQPMTPPHDKVRTFPQKPGVYLMKDRLGRVIYVGKAVNLRSRAGSYFTSAAATEMRTANLVPEIADIDFLVTDSEVDALLLESRLIKDIQPRFNQELKDDKTFPYLQIRIGEEFPRVEFTRKPESKGVKLYGPFTSAKKLRGTIAVLQKIFKFRTCPLDIQEEDERWRWFRPCLLANINQCTAPCNLRISKEEYREDIRRLRMFLDGKKTRLIAELRRDMQAASKELKFEKAARIRDEIHALENLNLRGNLEDHQQPEVFYIDPQKGLRGLKKVFDLPEVPRVIEGVDIAHLQGGETVASLVQFIDGLPFKHGYRRFKIRTVDGVDDFASMREVVSRRLSRLSRDGDAFPDILLIDGGKGQLNAALQAMKALDIDPPFTISLAKREEEVYVPGESEPHRLSRHSYALRLLQYVRDESHRFAQAYHHTLRSKSTFK
- a CDS encoding SUMF1/EgtB/PvdO family nonheme iron enzyme, producing MKSVYSLLIATIVVSCLLLAAVLAPTGSNATTRNDDFGAEPPDAPAAKANSSKPEPVQSKPSVDTSPLIVEAPRPAPEGMVWVPGGRFRMGIDSFPEPGEENPNRIKPDEYPAHDVELDGFWMDTTPVTNRQFQEFVDATGYVTFAEKVPTREDFAKSGADVSLIPDEALKAGSMCFNSKFDADSLVTGIPNWEYQVWMVVDGANWKQPGGPDTNIDDLMDHPVVHVTWDDAVAYCNWAGKRLPTEAEFEYASRSGGKEVLYPWGDELVPDGEYMANFWQGEFPTNRLNEDGYLTTSPVKAYPPNELGLYDMAGNVWEWCQDYFHIDYYSNSPLRNPQGPPFSVDPQEPGIIKRVQRGGSFLCNINSCTGYRTGARMRGEITSSSFHNGFRCVVDTTMVDEFEAASSKRETATASE